The DNA window TAATGCAGTTGATGTTTTATTCATTGTTTCAGAATGAAaataagtactccctctgttattttaattgatgtcgttgacttttaaatctacgtttgactatttgtcttattcaaaaaaattatatacttattgattattttgttatgatttgatttattgctaaagtaactttaagtatgatttttaattttgtatatttggacaaaaaatttgaataagacgaagggtcaaacgtaaatccaaaagtcaacgacgtcaattaaaaaaaaattgcagggAGTAGTTGGTTGATGTTTGACAAGTCAAGTTCCAGTTTGACGTTCAGTACTGCTTGCAGAGTTAGATACACTGAGATAATCAATACATTTAGCTACTTGATTCTGGCTAGGTGCGAAACAAGAAGAGGGGAAATACAAGCACACGGTGGATCTACCAAAGACAAGTTTCAGCTTGAGAGCTAATTCTATTATGCGGGAGCCAGAGCTCCAGAAGTTGTGGGAGGAGAACCAGGTGCTCAAGAGGGTATCTGAAAGGAACACTGGGGTGAGTTTATTTCTTTGAGTaaagccaaaaataaaaattaacataaTGTGACTTTGCTGGTTTCTTGACTGTTTGATTAGGCTACATTTGTTCTCCATGATGGTCCTCCTTATGCTAATGGCGATCTTCATATGGGCCACGCACTGAATAAAATCCTTAAAGACATTATAAACCGTTACAAGGTATCATCTATCCTTCAATTTAATCTGAATGATAGGTTAATGCTTCTTTGGAAACTGTCGGTATATTCTTCTGGGTAATTACTGATGCAGTTTATAGTATGTTGTTGTCTTATTCAGTTCAATTCTTGTTTTTGAGTTCTACGTTCCTGTACGAATGATTGGTGTATATATTGTGCTGCCTTTTCAGATGCACTGCAATTTCTGTCAGTCTTTATCTTCACATGGTAGAGCCTCCTCAGTGTAGTTCATTATGTATGAGTTTGCATGATTAAAATGAACTTTTTGTTAATTCTTGTAGTTGTTCTTTTTCCTGATAACTATCTGTTGAAATGTTTTTAActcatttttatttgacaacTAGTGCTTTTTTACATTGGTCAATTAAATCTGCATCAATATTATCAATGATTGGTAATTTATATCAACCGACACAAGTCACACAACATTTTGCTTTTCTTCTGTATGCAGCTGCTTCAGAATCACAAAGTTTCTTTTATTCCTGGGTGGGATTGCCATGGCCTTCCAATAGAATTAAAAGGCAAGTTCATCTTTATATCCTATGAAAACACCTCCCATGTTTATTAGAAGTTAATGTAGTTATTGTCGTATGGTGGATGGGTGGATTTTGGTTTTAACACATTGCTTGCACTAGCCAAGTAACTGTTGAGTATcccataaaaatataaccatttacTATTTGCTGCAGTTCTGAAGTCTATGGACAAGGAAACATTGAATGCTCTGACACCTATCAAATTAAGGCAAAAGGCTGCAAAATTTGCCAAAGCGACGGTTACTACCCAAATGAATTCTTTCAAGGTaacattttcttcattttgaaGTACTTTAGTGCCATCATGATCTAATTAGTGAGTTGCCGTTATCTATGTTTGTGGGTATTTCCTGCTGTGTTTGCAGTCATCTAATATCTGGAACTTAGGCTCATGTTTTTCTATTCACTGAAAGCTCTTGACACTTTTGGCCTTTAGTTTCATACTTGTGTAATTGTACTAACCAATGGCACTGTACCTGCAGCGGTTTGGTGTATGGGCAGATTGGGACAACCCTTACCTAACTCTGTCACCAGAGTATGAAGCTGCTCAGGTTTTCCTTCTGTTATCTGCTCATATTATTTGTGTTATGTAATTATGGCATTGCACTCAAAACTTATTTATCCATTTCACATGAATGAGAACTTGGAGTTATAGAATTACCTTACTCAGATCATCGGTATCTTCTTGGTCACATGAGCAGTTAGCTCTAATAAAAGAATAGAACAATTAACTTTGGAGTTCCTTTAGTCCATTTATCATTGTTGATATAAGATATGATGGGTGTATATTTTATGTTGTGAAAATAAATGCCATTAAATATTGATACTGTCCTTTTCATCCTTATGATATGTTCCTAATCAATGATTGGAGTAACAACTTCTGTTCACCATTTTGATGTGCCAGCTAGAAGTTTTTGGTCAAATGATTATGAAAGGATATATCTATCGGGGACGAAAGCCTGTCCATTGGAGTCCGTCATCACGTACTGCTTTAGCAGAAGCTGAGTTGGAGGTATGCTTGAACTTTCTACTTGGTGCTAGTAACTTTTAGGTGACTATTAAATATGCTAGTATTAAAAAGTTGAAAGTTCTACTCCCTCAGTCCCAAAATATGGCAGCCTTTCTAGTAcaaatttgaactagaaaggttgctatattttgggatggaggttgTTTCCTGCttaatttcaattatttttatttattgtgcTTTAGTATGCCTTCTCATTGAGAAGCCACTAGATTTGTTGCCTATTTCTTTTGGTTAACATTAGGCCTAGACTGCTTCAGATAAACTACTGAACTATTTTGTGAACTCCTTTCATGTTTAAGACTAGCACAATTGTTCATTAACAACCATAAGAGTGTTTTATGTCTTACTACATATAGGACATTACTTAATCTCTCACTTAATCCATGTGTGATTGTATCATTTGAATTCTTTGGGTTTATCCTTTGAATTTGCTTCCTCCTATCATCATGTGGACTCTTTTATTCTTCCAGTATTCGGAAAATCATATTTCCAAAAGCATATATGCAGCATTCAAGATCACCAATCTGTCTAAGCCTGGGTTGTTGGAGGAATTTCTCCCTAATTTGTGCCTAGCCATATGGACCACTACTCCATGGACGATTCCTGCTAATGCTGGTGAGGTGATGCCTTGATTGCTTTAATGTAAGGGAAACATCCACTAGTTTCACTCTTGTAATAGGATTTCATGGGAGCCAACATAATCAATTTCAGAACGATCCAATTGTGTTGGGTATAATAGCTAACTTTGAAGCTATATGTATCTGTACATGGAAAATAACTGATTAAGAATATGAAATGTCACATATGTTTTGTAGTTCCTAGAAAATTTGGTTACTGGTAATGAGGGTAAAGTAATATTAGTGTTATCAGTGCTATAACATAATTTGTTTGTAATAAATCATGGTACACATCTTGCCGCCAATGATAACACTTTCTCCATTTATCCCTTCATAGAAACAAGATGCTTAATTTCATGCATGGGTATGATGGAATAGTTGATACTGCTAAGCTGCACAGCATTTGAGGTTTTTGTTGCACAAGCAAGAAAAAATGTCTTATTGTCTCTGCTATTCTGAAATCGGAGTACATAGCATTACGTTCTCGCCTATTCTCGTGTGTCTGCTGCACATATTCTGGATTTGCTTGCAACTCATTGGATCCTCTATATATTAACTTGTCTAAGAAGCCCTTTCTTCTTTAACCAGCTGTTGCTGTGAACCCTGAGCTTACTTATGCAGTAGTTGAGCTGCAATCTGTACTAGAAAGTGAGTCAACATCTGGTGGAAATCAACGAAAGCATGGGAATATTTTGAGCCCTGGGAGTGAGAAACCATTTATCATTGTGGCTGCTGATCTTGTGTCTGCTCTTGAGTCCAAGTGGGGTACGAAGCTTGTAATCCAGAAATCATTTCCTGGGTCAGCATTGGAGCACTGCAGGTATTTGTTTGTCACTTCTCACTTCATGATTATTGTGATTGACCTGTTTCTTTTGGGGggtttatttatgttataatTTGTGCTTTCAGGTATATTCATCCTGTGAATGGCAATGAATGTTCTGTTGTTCTTGGAGGAGATTACATAACAACTGAGTCTGGCACTGGCCTTGTTCATACTGCCCCTGGCCATGGTCAGGAAGACTACCTAACGGGTTTGAAATATGGGCTTCCTATTGTGTCTCCTGTGGATGATGAAGGAAACTTCACTGCTGAAGCTGGACAATTCAGCGGTTTATCTGTTCTGGGAGCTGGTAATGCTGCTGTTGTGAAGTATCTGGATGAACAGTGTTCGCTCATCTTAGAAGAGCCTTACAGTGAGTAGATTGACAATGATCTCCATAATCCTTGTTTCAACTTATGAATACAGAGGACCTTATTAAGTTTGTCTACCTTGTATCCCTTGTTGACAGAACACAAGTACCCCTATGACTGGAGGTCTAAAGAACCAACAATATTCCGAGCAACTGAACAGTGGTTTGCCTCGGTGGATGGTTTCCGTAATGCTGCAATGGATGCAATAAGGCGAGTATCTTGGATTCCTTCTCAGGTGTGTAACTGCTATACTttattttccttctcttttattGTCTCACTGAACTTGTCTGTTTGAACTACCGTTTACAACTGCTTTCTAAGAGTGTTTAGAATTTTTGTTCAGTCCTATTTCTCTTCTGCTTTGAATCTTGGCAAGCTTTTGCTTGATTTCACATATTATGGTCTAGCAATGGCATATTTTCATGCATGGTTGATGTGATGTGATATGATGTTGTTGAGAGAAATCCTTTTGGatcctttaaaaatatatttcatgcTAATATGTAATGACCTGATCATATTGTCTGGTAGTTAAGTTACAGCATCTTATGTTGCTTGATAAGAACTGTTGCTTGACTTTGTCTTAACATTCCCAGGCTGAAAACAGGATTGTGGCCATGACTTCAAGCCGTTCTGACTGGTGTATTTCACGGCAGAGAACTTGGGGGGTTCCTATTCCTGTTTTCTATCATGTTGACTCTCAGGAGCCTCTTATAACTGAAGAAACTATTGAACACATCAAGGGTATATCTATGCCTGTGACTTTTATTGGTTGAATACTTGAATGTTATCATGGTACAGTAGTTAAACCAAAATGTGATTAAAAGAGGCACGTTAAATAATGATTCCATAAATTAATCTTCTGATGTGCAAAGCATAAACTGAACATATGGAGAACACATAAATATGACAGAGAAGGATTCACAAGATTTAGTGATATAGATTGCATAAAGAGCATCAGGCAGCAGTTTTAGCTCTGTTAGAATTTAAGAGCTAAGCAGGAACATTCTTTCTTTGATTTGAACTTTGTTAGGgtagatgcaaaatttgcgTCCCACCTTTCTGCCAAACAAGCATCTAGTTGTAACATCGGAGTATCTAGTTCATGTCACTGTGTGTGTTTACAGCATGGATGCTTCCCAGCTGTTTAAGCAATATAACTCTATAAATTCTTGGAttgaataaaactaaaaaaaaaaagaatgccaTCTTTTAAAGTTGTCTCATGTAAGCGTCTTTGCTGACCTGTATTTCCACAATACGTTCATTTTAGAAAACTTCTGTTCAAGGAAAGGCCAGAAGTTCTTGTATCCAATGTGTCTCTTAATATCATGATTCATGAAGCTGTGAACCATTTTTGCTTGCACCTTTTCTGAATGAGCATAGGATATGCTTGTGCTTGACAATGCTTCCCAAGTGTTTAATTTCGTTGGCCCTGTTACCCTTTTCTTTGTGTGTGTATAATAGTATTTAGGGGTTATTTGCTTGGGTTTTAGAATCCCAAAATGCCTGTTAATAATATACTTGCCTGTTATGCAGGCATAGTGTCAAAGAAAGGCAGTGATGCCTGGTGGTATATGACCATCGAGGAACTTCTTCCTGAAAAATATCGTGATAAAGCATCTGAGTATCGTAAGGGAACTGATACAATGGATGTTTGGTTTGACTCAGGTAGGattatattttcattcttCCTCcattaatagtttttttttttctaaaacaaaacTCAAACGTATGATTCTGGTCACAATGCCTAAAATGGCAAAATCAATGTTCTTCTGAGAATTTTTCCATCAGAGATACTATCTTGctctgctcttctctctcgtcAACGTTTGCAGTTTGCAGATGTTTGTACTTGTAATTGCTTTAACCTTCAAATTGAACCAAACTGCAAAAGACATTTGCCATAACCATCTCCTTTTTTACTGTGGTAGTGTACGGTGTACCGTCTGCTTTGGTTTTGGCCATAGGTATCACAATGTGGTATAggaaataaacgaatttcaaGTGGTAGTAATGGACACTTTTAGTAGAGGCATAGGGTTGACTTTAAAATATCAGATAAAAAGACTGTAGGTAATTACTTGTTATGGAGCTGTCACgcactgttttgtttgttatgTCAAATTTGTTTACAGACCGTAACTTCAGTTATTGACTTTATTAGGGGCTCAAGGATATAGCTTTTTTTACAgtgttttctttattattttcccatgttttcttatttccttgattttttttttcacatctGCATCTTTTTCCTAATTTAGGTTCTTCATGGGCTGCTGTTTTGGCAAAAAGAGATGGCCTCAATTTTCCAGCAGACATATACCTTGAAGGTTCAGACCAACACCGTGGATGGTTTCAGAGCTCATTGTTAACCAGCATTGCTACTACAGGTAATTGTGGGATAATATTTGCTACAGCTCTTTCTAGAAGCTTGAAtgaaaatcctttttttttgtaaaaactaGTTTTTTCTGGCATTAACTGTGCAAGTCATGGTTCATCCATGATGTTGTTTATTCTACATATAGAACATACTTTTGAATGATATTTGGTTTGGTATCTGACATTTCAACCACCAGTTATGCAAATGGTgaaaaattttcctttggCAATAATTCTGTATTGCTTGATTTTCTCATGATATAGTTGCATACTCTGGAACCACCTGTGCATTTTGTCTTGATATATTTGGAATATTCAATTCTGCTGGCTGACAATAGGTTAACTGTTCTTAACCTTTCCAATTGAAAAAACAGGAAAGGCTCCATATTCTAGTGTTATAACCCATGGTTTTGTACTGGATGAAAAGGGTTTCAAAATGAGCAAATCTCTTGGTAATGTGGTGGATCCTGAGAAAGTGATTGTTGGTGGGAAAAATTCGAGGGTATGTTCCTAGAAAAACTTCTATCCTTTCTAGACTTCTACTTTTGCCTAATGAAATATCAATCAACCTTTTGTAGCAAGAACCTGGTTATGGAGCAGATGTTCTTCGGTTATGGGTTTCTAGTGTTGATTATACTGGAGATGTGTTGGTTGGTCCTCAAATTTTGCGCCAGATGTCTGACATGTACCGAAAGCTACGAGGCACAATGCGATTCCTGTTGTCAAATCTCCATGATTGGAAAGTATGTGCAGTTGAACTACCATAATTCATTTAATTTCCTgataaaaagtattttatatgaatCTGCAGGTGTCGTTTCatatctttttaatatttcaatGCACTTTTTACTAGTTTTCATGTTGCATAACTTT is part of the Oryza brachyantha chromosome 2, ObraRS2, whole genome shotgun sequence genome and encodes:
- the LOC102719934 gene encoding isoleucine--tRNA ligase, chloroplastic/mitochondrial; amino-acid sequence: MDAASCCRVFSTQRCRFPLRRLAGPPLTRRPFCAESTSEPFAGSSASKRRSRGPVMAAKKAAQGAKQEEGKYKHTVDLPKTSFSLRANSIMREPELQKLWEENQVLKRVSERNTGATFVLHDGPPYANGDLHMGHALNKILKDIINRYKLLQNHKVSFIPGWDCHGLPIELKVLKSMDKETLNALTPIKLRQKAAKFAKATVTTQMNSFKRFGVWADWDNPYLTLSPEYEAAQLEVFGQMIMKGYIYRGRKPVHWSPSSRTALAEAELEYSENHISKSIYAAFKITNLSKPGLLEEFLPNLCLAIWTTTPWTIPANAAVAVNPELTYAVVELQSVLESESTSGGNQRKHGNILSPGSEKPFIIVAADLVSALESKWGTKLVIQKSFPGSALEHCRYIHPVNGNECSVVLGGDYITTESGTGLVHTAPGHGQEDYLTGLKYGLPIVSPVDDEGNFTAEAGQFSGLSVLGAGNAAVVKYLDEQCSLILEEPYKHKYPYDWRSKEPTIFRATEQWFASVDGFRNAAMDAIRRVSWIPSQAENRIVAMTSSRSDWCISRQRTWGVPIPVFYHVDSQEPLITEETIEHIKGIVSKKGSDAWWYMTIEELLPEKYRDKASEYRKGTDTMDVWFDSGSSWAAVLAKRDGLNFPADIYLEGSDQHRGWFQSSLLTSIATTGKAPYSSVITHGFVLDEKGFKMSKSLGNVVDPEKVIVGGKNSRQEPGYGADVLRLWVSSVDYTGDVLVGPQILRQMSDMYRKLRGTMRFLLSNLHDWKPKNSVPYSDLPKIDKYALFQLENVVTSMKDSYENYQFYKIYQILQRFAIVDLSNFYFDVAKDRLYVGGRVSFTRKSCQTVLSAHLLYLVRAIAPIMPHLAEDVWQNLPFQHTLDDGSVAEFVFNLKWPVKNEEWLSVSKDDVDFLSVILELRSEVNKILESARTGKLIGSSLDAKVYLHAENGNTVSKLKDLASATNDADALHRLFITSQVEILPSVSDETTSGVTYTGTFSSERTGNIWIGVTRADGEKCERCWNYTRDVGSFVDHPTLCARCHGVIDLPPVPAAAAVS